A genomic window from Bubalus bubalis isolate 160015118507 breed Murrah chromosome X, NDDB_SH_1, whole genome shotgun sequence includes:
- the LANCL3 gene encoding lanC-like protein 3 isoform X2 — protein sequence MPSLGFPARCPARPWPSAERGGVGGGAGGVARPPRGSCRRSPRPLGEEAKLRRRRRGRVRRGRGLWEGGARRTSPALAGATREPRGSPVPHLAIRSALLPRARLLLSPPVSASSLHPGCIHRHPSASKSERWCAGLQGASSSRPRLGLGGGTGGSMDTKRCFANRFDDYQGSLLAGQCEEAVAPLVTATIERILQELPPLGGGPEGRGAAAAASSCQWGLYGGVAGVAYMLYHVSQSPLFAGARERYLRLAKRLIDACARAEEWGEPDADTRAAFLLGGAGVYAVATLVYHALGRPDYVQPLGKFRALCAVCAPVSFLECGSDELFVGRAGYLCAALVLKQKLAQEAFSSRKPRG from the coding sequence ATGCCCAGCCTCGGCTTTCCGGCTCGCTGTCCCGCGCGTCCCTGGCCTTCCGCCGAGAGGGGAGGAGTCGGGGGCGGAGCGGGAGGAGTGGCGCGGCCCCCGCGTGGGTCCTGCCGGAGATCACCTCGGCCCCTTGGCGAGGAAGCCAAGCTGCGGCGGCGCAGGAGGGGGCGGGTTCGGCGAGGGCGCGGCCTCTGGGAGGGGGGCGCACGACGCACATCCCCCGCGCTCGCCGGGGCCACTAGGGAGCCTCGCGGCAGTCCGGTGCCCCACTTGGCAATCCGCTCCGCGCTGCTTCCTCGCGCCCGCCTCCTCTTGTCACCTCCCGTCTCAGCCTCCTCGCTCCATCCCGGCTGTATCCACCGCCATCCGAGTGCCTCAAAGAGCGAGAGGTGGTGCGCGGGACTGCAAGGCGCGTCCTCCAGCAGACCCCGGCTCGGCCTTGGTGGGGGCACGGGCGGCAGCATGGACACCAAACGCTGCTTTGCCAATCGCTTCGATGACTACCAGGGCAGCCTGCTGGCGGGCCAGTGCGAGGAGGCGGTGGCGCCCTTGGTCACCGCCACCATCGAGCGCATCCTCCAGGAGCTGCCCCCACTCGGGGGCGGCCCGGAGGGCCGGGGGGCGGCAGCCGCGGCCAGCAGCTGCCAGTGGGGACTGTACGGCGGCGTGGCCGGGGTGGCCTACATGCTCTACCACGTCTCTCAGAGCCCGCTCTTTGCCGGGGCTCGGGAGCGCTACCTGCGCTTGGCCAAGCGCCTCATCGACGCGTGCGCCCGCGCTGAGGAGTGGGGCGAGCCGGACGCCGACACCCGCGCCGCCTTCCTGCTCGGGGGCGCGGGCGTGTACGCCGTGGCCACGCTCGTGTACCACGCCCTGGGCCGGCCCGACTACGTGCAGCCGCTGGGCAAGTTCCGGGCTCTGTGCGCCGTCTGCGCGCCCGTCTCCTTCCTCGAGTGCGGCTCAGACGAGCTATTCGTGGGCCGCGCGGGCTACTTGTGCGCCGCGCTAGTGCTCAAGCAGAAACTCGCCCAAGAG